Proteins encoded in a region of the Natator depressus isolate rNatDep1 chromosome 23, rNatDep2.hap1, whole genome shotgun sequence genome:
- the LOC141976315 gene encoding E3 SUMO-protein ligase ZBED1-like isoform X2 — MDDRRYVIASHYLKSEMADVNSKRASQLLQKCIKPEDNGGDAQPKEEIIEEQSLPVITQSYPQTVQEEISMVFNTYNMAANLGPASRRKREKGANHDGTSTSLYVDRRKSKVWNYYTKLGDAYVECNVCKKQLSFHNSTTTMREHLVRKHSIRDTLLSQLKDDQASESDCMAQENMIKRSRQMTPENYLYHAASCSEPRTDVILELVLEMIFRDLHPLSVVKDKGFGLLIGYLEPNFTLPSPIQLSSMLWHRYNVVKQHLERYLQTAQSIVLCVEFWVSQPNQTYLTITANFIDGEWRRARCILETQPVHETKGEGDLGEKLYSILTEFGLSNKSIFCVMHDSLENTVMNSQPLKRAYGWTSLCCAAHMLHLCIKAGLEVGQVQEALTAARGIVSYFQQDAKATCSLNSKLEAINKTKLKLVMDVGSRWITTIEMCESLLDLKWAIMSLLEEHPKGTLAVQNLADHQWKLLQDLVPVMRTIKIATSFLREEQNISISSLMPCIHGIVAAIGQQLEESSDIIKMVVGNIRSELMQRWSISEDEKVLESPAIIASFLDPRFKEMRFLSPNLRSELHKRVKNMLSQVFNHQSPPSPQFWVPNSDYKAEVGEAGGQLSAHKDRGPSGQSQSMYDILLGKDPTESMPEIHQQLENYIVEPLCKRSTNPLDWWKTNEHRFPAVARLGRQYLAIPATVVLPDQAFAANESTLEHRRAVLTPENLDQILFLHQNFDFLESMRNSNEMRGRNLHAQY, encoded by the exons ATGGATGACAGGCGTTATGTTATCGCTAGTCATTACCTGAAG AGCGAAATGGCAGATGTGAACTCCAAGAGGGCATCTCAGTTGTTGCAGAAATGTATTAAGCCAGAGGACAACGGAGGGGACGCACAGCCCAAAGAGGAGATAATAGAAGAGCAGTCTCTCCCTGTTATCACTCAATCCTACCCTCAGACAGTGCAAG AGGAAATATCGATGGTGTTCAACACCTACAACATGGCAGCCAACCTTGGCCCAGCCtccaggaggaagagggagaaaggggcgAATCACGATGGCACAAGCACCTCCCTCTATGTTGACCGCCGCAAGTCCAAGGTGTGGAACTATtacaccaagctgggagatgCCTATGTCGAGTGCAACGTCTGCAAGAAGCAGCTCTCCTTTCATAACAGCACCACCACCATGCGGGAGCACCTGGTGAGAAAGCACAGCATTCGCGACACTTTGCTCTCGCAGCTGAAGGATGACCAGGCTTCTGAGTCTGACTGCATGGCTCAGGAGAACATGATAAAGAGGTCCCGGCAGATGACACCGGAAAACTACCTGTACCATGCCGCGTCCTGCTCGGAACCAAGGACTGATGTGATTCTGGAACTGGTGCTTGAGATGATATTTCGTGACCTCCATCCTCTTTCCGTGGTGAAAGACAAGGGTTTTGGCCTCCTCATCGGGTATCTAGAGCCTAATTTTACCCTTCCATCTCCTATTCAGCTCTCCAGCATGCTGTGGCATAGATACAATGTGGTGAAGCAGCACCTGGAGCGCTATTTGCAAACAGCCCAGTCCATAGTCCTCTGCGTGGAGTTCTGGGTGTCCCAGCCCAACCAGACATACTTGACAATCACAGCCAACTTCATCGACGGGGAGTGGCGCCGGGCAAGATGTATCCTGGAAACCCAGCCAGTGCATGAGACTAAAGGGGAGGGTGATTTAGGAGAGAAGCTCTACAGCATCCTGACAGAGTTTGGGTTGTCGAATAAGTCCATTTTCTGTGTGATGCACGACAGCCTGGAGAACACAGTGATGAATTCGCAGCCGCTTAAAAGGGCTTATGGCTGGACCAGTCTGTGCTGTGCTGCCCACATGCTGCACCTGTGCATCAAGGCGGGATTGGAGGTCGGGCAGGTGCAAGAGGCTCTGACTGCCGCCCGGGGCATCGTGAGCTACTTCCAACAGGATGCGAAAGCCACCTGCTCGCTGAACAGCAAGCTGGAAGCGATCAACAAGACCAAGTTGAAGCTGGTGATGGACGTGGGATCTCGCTGGATAACTACCATCGAGATGTGTGAGAGCCTCCTGGACCTCAAATGGGCTATCATGTCCCTGCTGGAGGAACATCCCAAAGGGACGTTGGCTGTGCAGAACTTAGCTGACCACCAGTGGAAGCTCTTGCAGGACCTAGTGCCAGTCATGAGGACGATTAAGATCGCCACATCGTTCTTGCGTGAGGAGCAGAACATCTCCATCTCTTCTCTGATGCCTTGCATCCACGGTATCGTCGCTGCCATTGGGCAGCAGTTGGAAGAGTCCAGTGATATCATCAAGATGGTGGTAGGCAATATCAGGTCAGAGCTGATGCAGCGCTGGAGTATATCGGAGGATGAGAAGGTGCTGGAAAGCCCTGCGATTATTGCCTCGTTTCTAGACCCTCGTTTCAAGGAGATGAGGTTCCTGAGTCCCAACCTGAGGAGTGAGCTGCATAAGAGAGTCAAAAATATGCTATCACAGGTCTTCAACCACCAGTCCCCGCCTTCTCCCCAGTTCTGGGTGCCGAATTCAGATTACAAAGCAGAGGTAGGAGAAGCAGGGGGTCAGCTGTCTGCTCATAAAGACAGAGGCCCAAGTGGCCAGTCCCAGAGCATGTATGACATCCTTTTGGGGAAAGATCCAACGGAGAGTATGCCTGAAATTCATCAGCAACTGGAGAATTACATCGTGGAACCTCTCTGCAAACGCAGCACCAACCCACTGGACTGGTGGAAAACCAATGAGCACCGCTTCCCCGCTGTGGCGAGATTAGGCAGGCAGTACCTTGCCATACCAGCCACTGTCGTGCTGCCAGACCAGGCCTTTGCTGCCAACGAGAGCACCCTGGAGCATCGGAGAGCTGTCCTCACCCCTGAAaatctggaccaaattctgttcttgcaccaaaattttgattttttagaATCAATGAGAAACAGTAATGAGATGCGGGGCAGAAATCTGCATGCCCAGTATTAA
- the LOC141976315 gene encoding E3 SUMO-protein ligase ZBED1-like isoform X4, translating to MLKQSEMADVNSKRASQLLQKCIKPEDNGGDAQPKEEIIEEQSLPVITQSYPQTVQEEISMVFNTYNMAANLGPASRRKREKGANHDGTSTSLYVDRRKSKVWNYYTKLGDAYVECNVCKKQLSFHNSTTTMREHLVRKHSIRDTLLSQLKDDQASESDCMAQENMIKRSRQMTPENYLYHAASCSEPRTDVILELVLEMIFRDLHPLSVVKDKGFGLLIGYLEPNFTLPSPIQLSSMLWHRYNVVKQHLERYLQTAQSIVLCVEFWVSQPNQTYLTITANFIDGEWRRARCILETQPVHETKGEGDLGEKLYSILTEFGLSNKSIFCVMHDSLENTVMNSQPLKRAYGWTSLCCAAHMLHLCIKAGLEVGQVQEALTAARGIVSYFQQDAKATCSLNSKLEAINKTKLKLVMDVGSRWITTIEMCESLLDLKWAIMSLLEEHPKGTLAVQNLADHQWKLLQDLVPVMRTIKIATSFLREEQNISISSLMPCIHGIVAAIGQQLEESSDIIKMVVGNIRSELMQRWSISEDEKVLESPAIIASFLDPRFKEMRFLSPNLRSELHKRVKNMLSQVFNHQSPPSPQFWVPNSDYKAEVGEAGGQLSAHKDRGPSGQSQSMYDILLGKDPTESMPEIHQQLENYIVEPLCKRSTNPLDWWKTNEHRFPAVARLGRQYLAIPATVVLPDQAFAANESTLEHRRAVLTPENLDQILFLHQNFDFLESMRNSNEMRGRNLHAQY from the exons ATGCTGAAACAG AGCGAAATGGCAGATGTGAACTCCAAGAGGGCATCTCAGTTGTTGCAGAAATGTATTAAGCCAGAGGACAACGGAGGGGACGCACAGCCCAAAGAGGAGATAATAGAAGAGCAGTCTCTCCCTGTTATCACTCAATCCTACCCTCAGACAGTGCAAG AGGAAATATCGATGGTGTTCAACACCTACAACATGGCAGCCAACCTTGGCCCAGCCtccaggaggaagagggagaaaggggcgAATCACGATGGCACAAGCACCTCCCTCTATGTTGACCGCCGCAAGTCCAAGGTGTGGAACTATtacaccaagctgggagatgCCTATGTCGAGTGCAACGTCTGCAAGAAGCAGCTCTCCTTTCATAACAGCACCACCACCATGCGGGAGCACCTGGTGAGAAAGCACAGCATTCGCGACACTTTGCTCTCGCAGCTGAAGGATGACCAGGCTTCTGAGTCTGACTGCATGGCTCAGGAGAACATGATAAAGAGGTCCCGGCAGATGACACCGGAAAACTACCTGTACCATGCCGCGTCCTGCTCGGAACCAAGGACTGATGTGATTCTGGAACTGGTGCTTGAGATGATATTTCGTGACCTCCATCCTCTTTCCGTGGTGAAAGACAAGGGTTTTGGCCTCCTCATCGGGTATCTAGAGCCTAATTTTACCCTTCCATCTCCTATTCAGCTCTCCAGCATGCTGTGGCATAGATACAATGTGGTGAAGCAGCACCTGGAGCGCTATTTGCAAACAGCCCAGTCCATAGTCCTCTGCGTGGAGTTCTGGGTGTCCCAGCCCAACCAGACATACTTGACAATCACAGCCAACTTCATCGACGGGGAGTGGCGCCGGGCAAGATGTATCCTGGAAACCCAGCCAGTGCATGAGACTAAAGGGGAGGGTGATTTAGGAGAGAAGCTCTACAGCATCCTGACAGAGTTTGGGTTGTCGAATAAGTCCATTTTCTGTGTGATGCACGACAGCCTGGAGAACACAGTGATGAATTCGCAGCCGCTTAAAAGGGCTTATGGCTGGACCAGTCTGTGCTGTGCTGCCCACATGCTGCACCTGTGCATCAAGGCGGGATTGGAGGTCGGGCAGGTGCAAGAGGCTCTGACTGCCGCCCGGGGCATCGTGAGCTACTTCCAACAGGATGCGAAAGCCACCTGCTCGCTGAACAGCAAGCTGGAAGCGATCAACAAGACCAAGTTGAAGCTGGTGATGGACGTGGGATCTCGCTGGATAACTACCATCGAGATGTGTGAGAGCCTCCTGGACCTCAAATGGGCTATCATGTCCCTGCTGGAGGAACATCCCAAAGGGACGTTGGCTGTGCAGAACTTAGCTGACCACCAGTGGAAGCTCTTGCAGGACCTAGTGCCAGTCATGAGGACGATTAAGATCGCCACATCGTTCTTGCGTGAGGAGCAGAACATCTCCATCTCTTCTCTGATGCCTTGCATCCACGGTATCGTCGCTGCCATTGGGCAGCAGTTGGAAGAGTCCAGTGATATCATCAAGATGGTGGTAGGCAATATCAGGTCAGAGCTGATGCAGCGCTGGAGTATATCGGAGGATGAGAAGGTGCTGGAAAGCCCTGCGATTATTGCCTCGTTTCTAGACCCTCGTTTCAAGGAGATGAGGTTCCTGAGTCCCAACCTGAGGAGTGAGCTGCATAAGAGAGTCAAAAATATGCTATCACAGGTCTTCAACCACCAGTCCCCGCCTTCTCCCCAGTTCTGGGTGCCGAATTCAGATTACAAAGCAGAGGTAGGAGAAGCAGGGGGTCAGCTGTCTGCTCATAAAGACAGAGGCCCAAGTGGCCAGTCCCAGAGCATGTATGACATCCTTTTGGGGAAAGATCCAACGGAGAGTATGCCTGAAATTCATCAGCAACTGGAGAATTACATCGTGGAACCTCTCTGCAAACGCAGCACCAACCCACTGGACTGGTGGAAAACCAATGAGCACCGCTTCCCCGCTGTGGCGAGATTAGGCAGGCAGTACCTTGCCATACCAGCCACTGTCGTGCTGCCAGACCAGGCCTTTGCTGCCAACGAGAGCACCCTGGAGCATCGGAGAGCTGTCCTCACCCCTGAAaatctggaccaaattctgttcttgcaccaaaattttgattttttagaATCAATGAGAAACAGTAATGAGATGCGGGGCAGAAATCTGCATGCCCAGTATTAA
- the LOC141976315 gene encoding E3 SUMO-protein ligase ZBED1-like isoform X1 — protein MDDRRYVIASHYLKSEMADVNSKRASQLLQKCIKPEDNGGDAQPKEEIIEEQSLPVITQSYPQTVQVTLGFLLLTEEISMVFNTYNMAANLGPASRRKREKGANHDGTSTSLYVDRRKSKVWNYYTKLGDAYVECNVCKKQLSFHNSTTTMREHLVRKHSIRDTLLSQLKDDQASESDCMAQENMIKRSRQMTPENYLYHAASCSEPRTDVILELVLEMIFRDLHPLSVVKDKGFGLLIGYLEPNFTLPSPIQLSSMLWHRYNVVKQHLERYLQTAQSIVLCVEFWVSQPNQTYLTITANFIDGEWRRARCILETQPVHETKGEGDLGEKLYSILTEFGLSNKSIFCVMHDSLENTVMNSQPLKRAYGWTSLCCAAHMLHLCIKAGLEVGQVQEALTAARGIVSYFQQDAKATCSLNSKLEAINKTKLKLVMDVGSRWITTIEMCESLLDLKWAIMSLLEEHPKGTLAVQNLADHQWKLLQDLVPVMRTIKIATSFLREEQNISISSLMPCIHGIVAAIGQQLEESSDIIKMVVGNIRSELMQRWSISEDEKVLESPAIIASFLDPRFKEMRFLSPNLRSELHKRVKNMLSQVFNHQSPPSPQFWVPNSDYKAEVGEAGGQLSAHKDRGPSGQSQSMYDILLGKDPTESMPEIHQQLENYIVEPLCKRSTNPLDWWKTNEHRFPAVARLGRQYLAIPATVVLPDQAFAANESTLEHRRAVLTPENLDQILFLHQNFDFLESMRNSNEMRGRNLHAQY, from the exons ATGGATGACAGGCGTTATGTTATCGCTAGTCATTACCTGAAG AGCGAAATGGCAGATGTGAACTCCAAGAGGGCATCTCAGTTGTTGCAGAAATGTATTAAGCCAGAGGACAACGGAGGGGACGCACAGCCCAAAGAGGAGATAATAGAAGAGCAGTCTCTCCCTGTTATCACTCAATCCTACCCTCAGACAGTGCAAG TGACTTTGGGATTTCTCCTCCTCACAGAGGAAATATCGATGGTGTTCAACACCTACAACATGGCAGCCAACCTTGGCCCAGCCtccaggaggaagagggagaaaggggcgAATCACGATGGCACAAGCACCTCCCTCTATGTTGACCGCCGCAAGTCCAAGGTGTGGAACTATtacaccaagctgggagatgCCTATGTCGAGTGCAACGTCTGCAAGAAGCAGCTCTCCTTTCATAACAGCACCACCACCATGCGGGAGCACCTGGTGAGAAAGCACAGCATTCGCGACACTTTGCTCTCGCAGCTGAAGGATGACCAGGCTTCTGAGTCTGACTGCATGGCTCAGGAGAACATGATAAAGAGGTCCCGGCAGATGACACCGGAAAACTACCTGTACCATGCCGCGTCCTGCTCGGAACCAAGGACTGATGTGATTCTGGAACTGGTGCTTGAGATGATATTTCGTGACCTCCATCCTCTTTCCGTGGTGAAAGACAAGGGTTTTGGCCTCCTCATCGGGTATCTAGAGCCTAATTTTACCCTTCCATCTCCTATTCAGCTCTCCAGCATGCTGTGGCATAGATACAATGTGGTGAAGCAGCACCTGGAGCGCTATTTGCAAACAGCCCAGTCCATAGTCCTCTGCGTGGAGTTCTGGGTGTCCCAGCCCAACCAGACATACTTGACAATCACAGCCAACTTCATCGACGGGGAGTGGCGCCGGGCAAGATGTATCCTGGAAACCCAGCCAGTGCATGAGACTAAAGGGGAGGGTGATTTAGGAGAGAAGCTCTACAGCATCCTGACAGAGTTTGGGTTGTCGAATAAGTCCATTTTCTGTGTGATGCACGACAGCCTGGAGAACACAGTGATGAATTCGCAGCCGCTTAAAAGGGCTTATGGCTGGACCAGTCTGTGCTGTGCTGCCCACATGCTGCACCTGTGCATCAAGGCGGGATTGGAGGTCGGGCAGGTGCAAGAGGCTCTGACTGCCGCCCGGGGCATCGTGAGCTACTTCCAACAGGATGCGAAAGCCACCTGCTCGCTGAACAGCAAGCTGGAAGCGATCAACAAGACCAAGTTGAAGCTGGTGATGGACGTGGGATCTCGCTGGATAACTACCATCGAGATGTGTGAGAGCCTCCTGGACCTCAAATGGGCTATCATGTCCCTGCTGGAGGAACATCCCAAAGGGACGTTGGCTGTGCAGAACTTAGCTGACCACCAGTGGAAGCTCTTGCAGGACCTAGTGCCAGTCATGAGGACGATTAAGATCGCCACATCGTTCTTGCGTGAGGAGCAGAACATCTCCATCTCTTCTCTGATGCCTTGCATCCACGGTATCGTCGCTGCCATTGGGCAGCAGTTGGAAGAGTCCAGTGATATCATCAAGATGGTGGTAGGCAATATCAGGTCAGAGCTGATGCAGCGCTGGAGTATATCGGAGGATGAGAAGGTGCTGGAAAGCCCTGCGATTATTGCCTCGTTTCTAGACCCTCGTTTCAAGGAGATGAGGTTCCTGAGTCCCAACCTGAGGAGTGAGCTGCATAAGAGAGTCAAAAATATGCTATCACAGGTCTTCAACCACCAGTCCCCGCCTTCTCCCCAGTTCTGGGTGCCGAATTCAGATTACAAAGCAGAGGTAGGAGAAGCAGGGGGTCAGCTGTCTGCTCATAAAGACAGAGGCCCAAGTGGCCAGTCCCAGAGCATGTATGACATCCTTTTGGGGAAAGATCCAACGGAGAGTATGCCTGAAATTCATCAGCAACTGGAGAATTACATCGTGGAACCTCTCTGCAAACGCAGCACCAACCCACTGGACTGGTGGAAAACCAATGAGCACCGCTTCCCCGCTGTGGCGAGATTAGGCAGGCAGTACCTTGCCATACCAGCCACTGTCGTGCTGCCAGACCAGGCCTTTGCTGCCAACGAGAGCACCCTGGAGCATCGGAGAGCTGTCCTCACCCCTGAAaatctggaccaaattctgttcttgcaccaaaattttgattttttagaATCAATGAGAAACAGTAATGAGATGCGGGGCAGAAATCTGCATGCCCAGTATTAA
- the LOC141976315 gene encoding E3 SUMO-protein ligase ZBED1-like isoform X3, which translates to MLKQSEMADVNSKRASQLLQKCIKPEDNGGDAQPKEEIIEEQSLPVITQSYPQTVQVTLGFLLLTEEISMVFNTYNMAANLGPASRRKREKGANHDGTSTSLYVDRRKSKVWNYYTKLGDAYVECNVCKKQLSFHNSTTTMREHLVRKHSIRDTLLSQLKDDQASESDCMAQENMIKRSRQMTPENYLYHAASCSEPRTDVILELVLEMIFRDLHPLSVVKDKGFGLLIGYLEPNFTLPSPIQLSSMLWHRYNVVKQHLERYLQTAQSIVLCVEFWVSQPNQTYLTITANFIDGEWRRARCILETQPVHETKGEGDLGEKLYSILTEFGLSNKSIFCVMHDSLENTVMNSQPLKRAYGWTSLCCAAHMLHLCIKAGLEVGQVQEALTAARGIVSYFQQDAKATCSLNSKLEAINKTKLKLVMDVGSRWITTIEMCESLLDLKWAIMSLLEEHPKGTLAVQNLADHQWKLLQDLVPVMRTIKIATSFLREEQNISISSLMPCIHGIVAAIGQQLEESSDIIKMVVGNIRSELMQRWSISEDEKVLESPAIIASFLDPRFKEMRFLSPNLRSELHKRVKNMLSQVFNHQSPPSPQFWVPNSDYKAEVGEAGGQLSAHKDRGPSGQSQSMYDILLGKDPTESMPEIHQQLENYIVEPLCKRSTNPLDWWKTNEHRFPAVARLGRQYLAIPATVVLPDQAFAANESTLEHRRAVLTPENLDQILFLHQNFDFLESMRNSNEMRGRNLHAQY; encoded by the exons ATGCTGAAACAG AGCGAAATGGCAGATGTGAACTCCAAGAGGGCATCTCAGTTGTTGCAGAAATGTATTAAGCCAGAGGACAACGGAGGGGACGCACAGCCCAAAGAGGAGATAATAGAAGAGCAGTCTCTCCCTGTTATCACTCAATCCTACCCTCAGACAGTGCAAG TGACTTTGGGATTTCTCCTCCTCACAGAGGAAATATCGATGGTGTTCAACACCTACAACATGGCAGCCAACCTTGGCCCAGCCtccaggaggaagagggagaaaggggcgAATCACGATGGCACAAGCACCTCCCTCTATGTTGACCGCCGCAAGTCCAAGGTGTGGAACTATtacaccaagctgggagatgCCTATGTCGAGTGCAACGTCTGCAAGAAGCAGCTCTCCTTTCATAACAGCACCACCACCATGCGGGAGCACCTGGTGAGAAAGCACAGCATTCGCGACACTTTGCTCTCGCAGCTGAAGGATGACCAGGCTTCTGAGTCTGACTGCATGGCTCAGGAGAACATGATAAAGAGGTCCCGGCAGATGACACCGGAAAACTACCTGTACCATGCCGCGTCCTGCTCGGAACCAAGGACTGATGTGATTCTGGAACTGGTGCTTGAGATGATATTTCGTGACCTCCATCCTCTTTCCGTGGTGAAAGACAAGGGTTTTGGCCTCCTCATCGGGTATCTAGAGCCTAATTTTACCCTTCCATCTCCTATTCAGCTCTCCAGCATGCTGTGGCATAGATACAATGTGGTGAAGCAGCACCTGGAGCGCTATTTGCAAACAGCCCAGTCCATAGTCCTCTGCGTGGAGTTCTGGGTGTCCCAGCCCAACCAGACATACTTGACAATCACAGCCAACTTCATCGACGGGGAGTGGCGCCGGGCAAGATGTATCCTGGAAACCCAGCCAGTGCATGAGACTAAAGGGGAGGGTGATTTAGGAGAGAAGCTCTACAGCATCCTGACAGAGTTTGGGTTGTCGAATAAGTCCATTTTCTGTGTGATGCACGACAGCCTGGAGAACACAGTGATGAATTCGCAGCCGCTTAAAAGGGCTTATGGCTGGACCAGTCTGTGCTGTGCTGCCCACATGCTGCACCTGTGCATCAAGGCGGGATTGGAGGTCGGGCAGGTGCAAGAGGCTCTGACTGCCGCCCGGGGCATCGTGAGCTACTTCCAACAGGATGCGAAAGCCACCTGCTCGCTGAACAGCAAGCTGGAAGCGATCAACAAGACCAAGTTGAAGCTGGTGATGGACGTGGGATCTCGCTGGATAACTACCATCGAGATGTGTGAGAGCCTCCTGGACCTCAAATGGGCTATCATGTCCCTGCTGGAGGAACATCCCAAAGGGACGTTGGCTGTGCAGAACTTAGCTGACCACCAGTGGAAGCTCTTGCAGGACCTAGTGCCAGTCATGAGGACGATTAAGATCGCCACATCGTTCTTGCGTGAGGAGCAGAACATCTCCATCTCTTCTCTGATGCCTTGCATCCACGGTATCGTCGCTGCCATTGGGCAGCAGTTGGAAGAGTCCAGTGATATCATCAAGATGGTGGTAGGCAATATCAGGTCAGAGCTGATGCAGCGCTGGAGTATATCGGAGGATGAGAAGGTGCTGGAAAGCCCTGCGATTATTGCCTCGTTTCTAGACCCTCGTTTCAAGGAGATGAGGTTCCTGAGTCCCAACCTGAGGAGTGAGCTGCATAAGAGAGTCAAAAATATGCTATCACAGGTCTTCAACCACCAGTCCCCGCCTTCTCCCCAGTTCTGGGTGCCGAATTCAGATTACAAAGCAGAGGTAGGAGAAGCAGGGGGTCAGCTGTCTGCTCATAAAGACAGAGGCCCAAGTGGCCAGTCCCAGAGCATGTATGACATCCTTTTGGGGAAAGATCCAACGGAGAGTATGCCTGAAATTCATCAGCAACTGGAGAATTACATCGTGGAACCTCTCTGCAAACGCAGCACCAACCCACTGGACTGGTGGAAAACCAATGAGCACCGCTTCCCCGCTGTGGCGAGATTAGGCAGGCAGTACCTTGCCATACCAGCCACTGTCGTGCTGCCAGACCAGGCCTTTGCTGCCAACGAGAGCACCCTGGAGCATCGGAGAGCTGTCCTCACCCCTGAAaatctggaccaaattctgttcttgcaccaaaattttgattttttagaATCAATGAGAAACAGTAATGAGATGCGGGGCAGAAATCTGCATGCCCAGTATTAA